Proteins co-encoded in one Apteryx mantelli isolate bAptMan1 chromosome 4, bAptMan1.hap1, whole genome shotgun sequence genomic window:
- the HEATR4 gene encoding HEAT repeat-containing protein 4 — protein MKTSAFHSNRRSVAEDPSALAECLHVNRGPAVVLQNTNITMPLQDFSHSEKHQLYYLKKYLRQIVEGLSFSKDVLEQRGLSYKEYNFKHLYDPSDIIQKPKSEKPIAMNFKSLVRLHPQKQPLFPMKNNGLSPKLRKEDSLWGSKLEILPRKLFLPPVPSCKTSGVQASLEKPCEKLSGSLTRGRQEKQVSEKNIPGSENMTWGVEKTGLEKLNRMTPQWTVDQQRARSGSVQCNPLDSEKQKFSWNTIRDELSSDRDLKILDNIQGRENDMEIISQTQAEKTPGTVLPISCRYRGDILFRSVCSVAVPHYYCLCLGIPWCIICISAWRDMEAGLPAYYPRVLSADHPADANITADDTERTCLNPESSVQKHLIARVGKYTYTPKNAFEWELYFVQRPKKGALRWIALPTLTPYFVQNDEELPPTKTKEVQKESKGSNKEVPWEIQVLRAMLEQWKDAWNLHPQWRNMTTEGLMRSLTSVHDISRIKAIIACASAAAEQHGQKTNPQKLSERSSCLQAADLHVDISSAAVTDSAGKSSVTQDVLAELQPLLRETLQDKNAHVRMASALCHYAIGKRNEEAQSIMKDALANGNSADSWAAAQCQALESTITVPVVTKLLSRLFEKSDAAAEEQACLLLAHLALGALPADSPAEQPPLDSSGPGLPGSPRCRRAPQPAFPSYHLVYDLMNKLSQMMWKDWNIRVRQVATLALGHMKLAKEIHDQLRVKLTTRNCQTKVQALSLIRQLQYMTAKLFPGFLQCFSSDFVAVWKEACLTAGALGIKDERVLRCLYEMMQYDPHWIIKVFAIRALGQLGRVSPELKHLLLWAVHYEEEPEVQREACCCIARLCLQDENVQATLLERLILEPNETVREEVEKAVKILHFPHEEDQEMIKEIKREIFRLSQKDSVTQKLLKLKKVTDWLQQKANRICWSREDLDSEYEDILERITAVFQSTPGNSNIKV, from the exons ATGAAGACATCAGCCTTTCACAGCAATCGTCGCTCGGTTGCTGAGGACCCCAGTGCGTTGGCTGAGTGCTTGCATGTCAACAGAGGCCCAGCTGTGGTCTTGCAGAACACAAACATCACCATGCCCTTGCAAGACTTCAGCCACTCTGAGAAGCATCAATTGTATTACCTGAAAAAGTACCTCAGGCAGATAGTTGAGGGCCTGAGTTTCTCCAAGGACGTACTGGAGCAACGAGGACTGTCCTATAAGGAGTACAACTTCAAACACCTCTATGATCCTTCTGATATCATTCAAAAGCCAAAAAGTGAAAAGCCCATTGCTATGAACTTCAAGAGCTTGGTCAGACTCCACCCTCAGAAGCAACCACTTTTCCCTATGAAAAATAATGGACTTTCTCCTAAGCTCAGGAAGGAAGACAGCCTGTGGGGCTCCAAACTAGAAATCTTGCCCAGAAAGTTATTTCTACCACCTGTTCCTTCTTGTAAGACTTCAGGCGTGCAGGCATCCCTGGAAAAGCCCTGTGAGAAGTTATCTGGCTCCCTAACAAgaggaagacaggaaaagcaggtcTCTGAGAAGAACATCCCAGGATCAGAGAATATGACCTGGGGGGTGGAGAAAACAGGGCTGGAAAAGCTGAACAGGATGACACCTCAATGGACTGTGGATCAGCAGAGGGCCAGGAGTGGCTCAGTTCAATGTAACCCCCTTGactctgaaaaacagaagtttTCCTGGAACACAATCAGGGATGAGCTTTCTTCTGACAGAGATTTGAAAATATTGGATAATATTCAGGGCAGAGAAAATGACATGGAAATCATATCTCAGACACAAGCTGAGAAGACTCCTGGGACAGtcctccccatctcctgcagGTATAGAGGAGACATCTTATTTCGTAGTGTTTGCTCCGTGGCTGTTCCTCATTACTACTGCTTGTGTTTAGGCATTCCATGGTGCATCATCTGTATTTCTGCATGGAGAGACATGGAGGC TGGGCTGCCTGCTTATTACCCAAGAGTGCTGTCAGCTGATCACCCTGCTGATGCAAATATTACAGCTGATGACACAGAGAGAACGTGTCTGAACCCAGAATCTTCTGTGCAGAAACATTTGATTGCCCGTGTTGGGAAATACACCTACACCCCCAAGAATGCTTTTGAGTGGGAGCTTTACTTTG TGCAGAGACCCAAGAAGGGAGCCTTGCGATGGATTGCTCTTCCCACTTTAACTCCTTATTTTGTGCAAAATGATGAGGAATTACCTCCTACAAAGACCAAGGAAGTACAAAAGGAGTCCAAGGGGTCTAATAAAGAAGTACCTTGGGAAATACAAGTACTCAGGGCTATGCTGGAGCAGTGGAAGGATGCCTGGAACCTGC ATCCCCAGTGGCGAAATATGACAACAGAAGGTTTAATGAGGTCTCTCACAAGTGTACATGACATCAGTAGAATCAAGGCTATCATAGCTTGTGCGTCTGCCGCAGCTGAACAACACGGACAGAAAACCAACCCTCAGAAGCTCAGTGAGAGAAGCTCCTGCTTGCAGGCTGCTGATCTGCATGTGG ATATTTCTTCAGCTGCAGTAACAGATAGTGCTGGAAAGTCCTCAGTAACCCAGGATGTGCTTGCAGAACTACAGCCATTACTTAGAGAGACTCTGCAGGACAAGAATGCCCATGTGAGAATGGCATCTGCACTGTGTCACTATGCTATTGGGAAAAGGAATGAGGAGGCACAATCAATCATGAAGGATGCTCTGGCAAATG GCAATTCTGCAGACAGCTGGGCAGCGGCGCAATGCCAGGCTCTGGAGAGCACCATCACTGTGCCGGTAGTGACAAAGCTCCTTTCTCGGCTGTTTGAGAAGAGCGATGCAGCCGCAGAGGAGCAGGCGTGCCTGCTGCTAGCCCACCTCG CCCTTGGTGCACTTCCTGCTGACAGCCCAGCTGAACAGCCCCCGCTGGACAGCTCGGGCCCGGGCTTGCCGGGCTCTCCCCGGTGCCGGCGGGCACCTCAGCCAG CATTCCCATCTTACCATCTTGTATATGACCTAATGAACAAGCTTTCCCAGATGATGTGGAAGGACTGGAACATAAGAGTACGCCAGGTGGCTACTCTGGCACTGGGGCACATGAAGCTTGCAAAGGAAATCCATGATCAGCTCAG GGTGAAGCTGACCACCAGAAACTGTCAAACGAAGGTGCAAGCTCTCTCTTTGATTAGGCAGCTGCAGTACATGACAGCCAAGTTATTTCCAGGCTTTCTGCAGTGCTTCTCCAGTGACTTCGTTGCAGTGTGGAAGGAAGCCTGTCTTACAGCAGGAGCACTTGGGATTAAAGATGAGCGT GTCCTTCGGTGTCTCTATGAGATGATGCAGTACGATCCTCATTGGATAATCAAGGTGTTTGCCATCAGAG CATTGGGTCAATTAGGCCGTGTGAGTCCTGAGCTGAAGCATCTTCTTCTTTGGGCTGTTCACTAtgaggaagagccagaagtacaGAGagaagcctgctgttgcattgccAGACTCTGTTTGCAGGATGAAAATGTTCAGGCTACACTATTAGAAAGATTGATTCTGGAGCCAAATGAAACAGTCAGAGA AGAAGTGGAAAAAGCTGTGAAGATCCTTCATTTTCCCCATGAGGAAGATCAAGAAATGATTAAAGAGATCAAGAGAGAG ATTTTCAGGCTAAGCCAAAAGGACTCGGTGACCCAGAAGCTACTGAAACTTAAAAAGGTTACGGACTGGCTGCAGCAAAAAGCCAACCGAATCTGTTGGAGCAGAGAGGACCTTGATTCTGAATATGAGGACATCCTGGAGAGGATCACTGCTGTTTTTCAATCCACTCCTGGTAATTCTAATATAAAAGTTTAG
- the RIOX1 gene encoding ribosomal oxygenase 1 has product MAAGGAEPRRRVSALSVYRRAAAAGAGRLERRRGLPLPARGKRARARPRRGAAAGAEPAAAPPPAAAAMRRVEQAEAPARSPGGKRPGGPAAAAPARSPGGKRPGGPAAAAPARSPGGKRPGGPAAAAPARSPGGKRPGGPAAAAPARSPGGKRPGGPAAEGGGVAGLLRRLGRLEDSRERAAELFRWLLAPVSPREFAARRWERAPLLVRRGEPGYYAGLFSTAELDAALRSGEVHFGAHLDVTSYAEGVRETHNPAGRALPAVAWDFYQNGCSLRLLCPQAFSATVWQFLSILQEHFGSMAGANAYLTPPGTQGFAPHYDDIEAFVLQLEGKKHWRIYSPRTEAEVLPQFSSANLTQAELGEPMLEVVLEAGDLLYFPRGFIHQGDTLPDAHSLHITVSSYQRNSWGDLLENLLPAALQMALEEDVEYRQGLPMDYLGYMGVAHSDVVDARRTAFVEKVQNLIKKLIDYAPIDAAVDQRAKSFLHDCLPPVLTQSEKALSVYGFPARWQDGGTRDVDILITKDTEVRLLHYGIIRLCNEEAGVMLYYTTENSRVYHKEEPKSLEIDPEYTDSIEFLLSSYPNHVSVDTFPCETLEDKISLATFLFEKGILTTRKPLVQV; this is encoded by the coding sequence atggcggcgggcggcgcggagccgcggcggcgcgtGTCGGCGCTCTCCGTGtaccggcgggcggcggcggccggggccggccggctggagcggcgccgcgggctgccgctgcccgcccgcggcAAGCGGGCCAGGGCGCGGCcgaggcgcggcgccgccgccggagcggaaccggcggcggcgccgccacccgccgccgccgccatgcgccgCGTGGAGCAGGCCGAGGCGCCGGCCCGGAGCCCCGGGGGGAagcggccgggcggccccgcggcggcagcgccggcccggAGCCCCGGGGGGAagcggccgggcggccccgcggcggcagcgccggcccggAGCCCCGGGGGGAagcggccgggcggccccgcggcggcagcgccggcccggAGCCCCGGGGGGAagcggccgggcggccccgcggcggcagcgccggcccggAGCCCCGGGGGGAagcggccgggcggccccgcggcggaggGCGGTGGCGTGGCGGGGTTGCTGCGGCGGCTGGGGCGGCTGGAGGACagccgggagcgggcggcggagCTGTTCCGGTGGCTGCTGGCGCCGGTGTCGCCGCGGGAgttcgcggcgcggcgctgggagcgggcgccgttgctggtgCGGCGCGGCGAGCCCGGCTACTACGCGGGGTTGTTCTCCACGGCGGAGCTGGACGCGGCGCTGCGGAGCGGCGAGGTGCACTTCGGGGCCCACCTGGACGTGACCAGCTACGCCGAGGGGGTGCGGGAGACCCACAACCCCGcgggccgggccctgcccgcCGTCGCCTGGGACTTCTACCAGAACGGGTGCTCCCTGCGGCTCCTCTGCCCCCAGGCCTTCTCTGCCACCGTCTGGCAGTTCCTCTCCATCCTGCAGGAGCACTTTGGGAGCATGGCGGGCGCCAACGCCTACCTCACACCGCCAGGCACCCAGGGCTTCGCCCCCCACTACGACGACATCGAGGCCTTTGTGCTGCAGCTGGAGGGGAAGAAGCACTGGCGCATTTACAGCCCCCGGACGGAGGCTGAGGTGCTGCCCCAGTTCTCCAGTGCAAACCTCACGCAGGCTGAACTCGGTGAGCCCATGCTGGAGGTGGTGCTGGAGGCCGGGGACCTGCTGTACTTCCCCCGGGGGTTTATCCACCAGGGTGACACTCTCCCCGATGCACACTCGCTCCACATCACGGTGTCATCCTACCAGAGGAACTCCTGGGGGGACCTCCTGGAGAACCTCCTCCCGGCTGCTCTGCAGATGGCCCTGGAGGAGGACGTGGAGTACCGGCAGGGGCTTCCCATGGACTACCTGGGGTACATGGGGGTTGCCCACTCGGATGTGGTCGACGCTCGCCGAACAGCTTTTGTGGAGAAGGTGCAGAATCTGATAAAGAAACTCATTGACTATGCGCCTATTGATGCTGCTGTGGATCAGAGAGCCAAGTCATTTCTTCACGACTGTCTCCCCCCGGTACTAACACAAAGTGAAAAGGCACTGAGCGTGTATGGATTTCCAGCCCGGTGGCAAGATGGAGGCACCCGCGATGTCGATATACTAATAACAAAAGACACAGAAGTACGCCTCCTCCATTACGGGATCATTAGACTGTGCAATGAGGAAGCTGGTGTGATGCTGTATTACACGACAGAAAACTCACGAGTGTATCATAAAGAAGAGCCCAAGTCCCTTGAGATAGATCCAGAGTATACAGACAGTATTGAATTTCTCCTGTCTTCTTATCCAAACCATGTCAGTGTGGATACCTTTCCCTGTGAAACCTTGGAGGACAAGATTTCTCTAGCTACATTCCTGTTTGAGAAGGGCATTCTGACTACTAGGAAGCCTCTGGTGCAAGTGTAA